A window from Solanum stenotomum isolate F172 chromosome 5, ASM1918654v1, whole genome shotgun sequence encodes these proteins:
- the LOC125865476 gene encoding uncharacterized protein LOC125865476 isoform X1: MTTHVPKYVEPRTQKMNNVAHHLEPWLQLEGKVVFVTGASAGLGREFCLDLARSGCRVVAGARRADRLKSLCDEINTNSHLVRAMAIELDVTADGTTIEASVKKAWDAFGHIDALINNAGVRGGTKFSVDVSEEEWENTLRTNLTGSWLVSKYVGRQMQASKKGGSIINISSLSGLNRALLPGCIAYSSSKAGMDTMTKIMALELGEHNIRVNTIAPGLFKSEITENLMKKDWLKNVAKRSIPLKTFGTTDPALTSLVRYLVHDSSNYVSGNIFIVDAGYSLPGFPIFSSL; this comes from the exons ATGACAACACACGTACCAAAATATGTTGAGCCAAGGActcaaaaaatgaataatgtaGCTCACCATTTGGAGCCATGGCTACAATTGGAAGGCAAAGTGGTGTTTGTTACCGGTGCATCAGCGGGGCTCGGCCGCGAATTCTGCCTTGACCTAGCTAGGTCCGGGTGCAGAGTCGTGGCAGGTGCTCGTAGGGCGGACCGGTTGAAGTCCCTTTGTGATGAAATTAATACAAATTCTCATTTGGTTAGAGCTATGGCTAttgaacttgatgttactgCCGATGGTACAACTATTGAAGCATCAGTAAAGAAAGCTTGGGATGCATTTGGTCACATTGACGCTCTTATTAACAATGCTGGCGTTAGAG GAGGAACAAAATTTTCAGTGGATGTTTCTGAGGAAGAGTGGGAAAACACTTTAAGAACAAATTTGACAGGATCTTGGTTAGTTTCCAAATATGTTGGAAGACAAATGCAAGCTTCAAAAAAAGGAGGCTCAATTATTAATATTTCATCACTTTCTGGTTTAAATAGAGCTTTATTGCCGGGTTGTATTGCTTATAGTTCCTCCAAGGCTGGTATGGATACTATGACAAAG ATAATGGCATTAGAATTGGGAGAACACAATATTAGAGTGAATACAATAGCTCCAGGTCTTTTCAAATCAGAGATTACTGagaatttaatgaaaaaagattGGCTAAAAAATGTAGCAAAAAGAAGCATTCCACTTAAAACTTTTGGTACAACTGATCCAGCATTGACTTCACTAGTGAGATATTTGGTCCATGATTCTTCAAATTATGTATCTGGcaatatatttattgttgatGCTGGTTACTCACTACCTGGCTTTCCTATCTTTTCTTCTCTCTAA
- the LOC125865480 gene encoding uncharacterized protein LOC125865480, whose amino-acid sequence MNTVANHLEPWLQLEGKVVFVTGASAGLGREFCLDLARSGCRVVAGARRGDRLKSLCDEINTNSHLVRAMAIELDVTADGTTIEASVKKAWDAFGHIDALINNAGVRGGTKFSVDVSEEEWENTLRTNLTGSWLVSKYVGRQMQASKKGGSIINISSLSGLNRALLPGCIAYSSSKAGMDTMTKIMALELGEHNIRVNTIAPGIFKSELTENLMKKDWLKNVAKRSIPLKTFGTTDPALTSLVSYLVHDSSNYVSGNIFIVDAGYSLPGFPIFSSL is encoded by the exons ATGAACACTGTGGCTAACCATTTGGAGCCATGGCTACAATTGGAAGGCAAAGTGGTGTTTGTAACGGGTGCATCGGCGGGGCTCGGCCGCGAATTCTGCCTTGACCTAGCTAGGTCCGGGTGCAGAGTGGTGGCAGGTGCTCGTAGGGGGGACCGGTTGAAGTCCCTTTGTGATGAAATTAATACAAATTCTCATTTGGTTAGAGCTATGGCTAttgaacttgatgttactgCTGATGGTACAACTATTGAAGCATCAGTAAAGAAAGCTTGGGATGCTTTTGGTCACATTGATGCTCTTATTAACAATGCTGGCGTTAGAG GAGGAACAAAATTTTCAGTGGATGTTTCTGAGGAAGAGTGGGAAAACACTTTAAGAACAAATTTGACAGGATCTTGGTTAGTTTCCAAATATGTTGGAAGACAAATGCAAGCTTCAAAAAAAGGAGGCTCAATTATTAATATTTCATCACTTTCTGGTTTAAATAGAGCTTTATTGCCGGGTTGTATTGCTTATAGTTCCTCCAAGGCTGGTATGGATACTATGACAAAG ATAATGGCATTAGAATTGGGAGAACACAATATTAGAGTGAATACAATAGCTCCAGGTATTTTCAAATCAGAGCTGACTGagaatttaatgaaaaaagattGGCTAAAAAATGTAGCAAAAAGAAGCATTCCACTTAAAACTTTTGGTACAACTGATCCAGCATTGACTTCACTAGTGAGTTATTTGGTCCATGATTCTTCAAATTATGTATCTGGcaatatatttattgttgatGCTGGTTACTCACTACCTGGCTTTCCTATCTTTTCTTCTCTCTAA
- the LOC125865474 gene encoding probable mediator of RNA polymerase II transcription subunit 26b — MKKMSGELRQWRAYFRSSNLNIFYLIESALRVAAIDHPKEFKLRRDGINELLFSIGVFDSDKVENVVDVEGDKGKRKCKNELVRELNDCDVEKRKSESNVEVEALNDEIEEESRVVNEAPSIKKSYVEVEALSDEIEEESRVVNEALSIKKIIDNNQNESDSNIYKSLKRLQMMALSVEILQNTEIGKPVNTLRWHNSKNIRCLVRKMVKGWIEMLQEWMDARATLTERKSESTKAFVVDEEDRGLPAPPLEDIPFLFTQTTAIELSQICDGMDDDGNVIISVGQKDEQEKKQTSVLVKPNMPPGGNSGRGRPNKPTLEQMLNNDHEMKLKEKSDQRKIQTRHVPTQQNKLKCPDEDAEHLKLEATKRKLHECYQEVENAKRQRIQVMKLKDIPKQGRGIRKPHNRPLVNRRQ; from the exons ATGAAAAAGATGTCTGGGGAACTTAGGCAATGGAGAGCCTATTTTAGGTCATCAAACTTGaacattttttacttaattgaATCTGCTTTAAGAGTAGCAGCCATTGATCACCCAAAAGAATTTAAATTAAGAAGAGATGGAATTAATGAGCTACTCTTCTCAATTGGGGTTTTTGATAGTGATAAGGTAGaaaatgttgttgatgttgaggGTGATAAGGGTAAAAGAAAGTGTAAAAATGAGTTAGTTAGAGAGTTAAATGATTGTGATgttgaaaaaaggaaaagtgaaagCAATGTTGAAGTTGAGGCATTGAATGATGAGATAGAAGAAGAGTCTCGAGTTGTTAACGAGGCTCCATCGATCAAGAAAAGCTATGTTGAAGTTGAGGCATTGAGTGACGAGATAGAGGAAGAGTCTCGAGTTGTTAATGAGGCTCTATCGATCAAGAAAATCATCGATAACAATCAAAATGAG TCTGATTCGAATATATATAAGAGCTTAAAGAGGCTTCAAATGATGGCTTTGTCCGTGGAGATTCTGCAG aACACAGAAATTGGGAAGCCTGTTAATACTCTCAGATGGCACAACTCAAAAAATATTCGATGTCTGGTCAGGAAGATGGTCAA GGGCTGGATTGAAATGTTACAAGAGTGGATGGATGCTCGAGCAACATTAACAG AAAGGAAATCTGAGTCCACGAAAGCATTCGTTGTTGATGAAGAAGACAGAGGACTTCCTGCTCCGCCCTTGGAGGACATACCTTTCCTTTTTACTCAGACCACTGCAATCGAGTTGTCACAA ATCTGTGATGGCATGGATGATGATGGAA ATGTTATAATCAGCGTGGGCCAAAAGGACGagcaagaaaagaaacaaacttCAGTACTTGTCAAACCAAATATGCCTCCCGGAGGCAACTCAGGACGTGGAAGACCAAATAAGCCAACACTCGAACAGATGCTCAACAATGATCATGAAATGAAACTCAAGGAGAAATCTGACCAAAGGAAAATTCAAACAAGGCATGTGCCTACTCAACAAAAC AAACTGAAATGCCCCGATGAGGATGCAGAACATTTGAAACTTGAGGCCACAAAGCGAAAGCTCCATGAGTGTTACCAAGAAGTTGAAAATG CGAAGAGGCAGAGGATTCAAGTAATGAAGTTGAAGGACATACCCAAGCAAGGCCGTGGCATTAGAAAGCCTCATAATAGGCCTTTGGTAAATAGGCGTCAATGA
- the LOC125865476 gene encoding uncharacterized oxidoreductase C922.06-like isoform X2 translates to MTTHVPKYVEPRTQKMNNVAHHLEPWLQLEGKVVFVTGASAGLGREFCLDLARSGCRVVAGARRADRLKSLCDEINTNSHLVRAMAIELDVTADGTTIEASVKKAWDAFGHIDALINNAGVRGGTKFSVDVSEEEWENTLRTNLTGSWLVSKYVGRQMQASKKGGSIINISSLSGLNRALLPGCIAYSSSKAGMDTMTKIMALELGEHNIRVNTIAPGHFYERKKGQANVQKS, encoded by the exons ATGACAACACACGTACCAAAATATGTTGAGCCAAGGActcaaaaaatgaataatgtaGCTCACCATTTGGAGCCATGGCTACAATTGGAAGGCAAAGTGGTGTTTGTTACCGGTGCATCAGCGGGGCTCGGCCGCGAATTCTGCCTTGACCTAGCTAGGTCCGGGTGCAGAGTCGTGGCAGGTGCTCGTAGGGCGGACCGGTTGAAGTCCCTTTGTGATGAAATTAATACAAATTCTCATTTGGTTAGAGCTATGGCTAttgaacttgatgttactgCCGATGGTACAACTATTGAAGCATCAGTAAAGAAAGCTTGGGATGCATTTGGTCACATTGACGCTCTTATTAACAATGCTGGCGTTAGAG GAGGAACAAAATTTTCAGTGGATGTTTCTGAGGAAGAGTGGGAAAACACTTTAAGAACAAATTTGACAGGATCTTGGTTAGTTTCCAAATATGTTGGAAGACAAATGCAAGCTTCAAAAAAAGGAGGCTCAATTATTAATATTTCATCACTTTCTGGTTTAAATAGAGCTTTATTGCCGGGTTGTATTGCTTATAGTTCCTCCAAGGCTGGTATGGATACTATGACAAAG ATAATGGCATTAGAATTGGGAGAACACAATATTAGAGTGAATACAATAGCTCCAG GGCATTtctatgaaagaaaaaaagggcAGGCTAATGTTCAAAAAAGTTGA